The region TATAAAATGAATTATAGTCAACATTCAATCTGTTTTTTCGCTTGTTGGACGCTAAATACTGGACTAGCTTACCAATAAAATTATCGAATTCTAAAAAGCTTCCATTGTTTAAATAGCTTTGTGCACGCCATCTCCAAAGGTTTTCGCCAAATAAGATGGCTTCTCTTCTATTATTGGTTTCAAGAGTAGCTAGTAACGGTTCTTGGGTTTTGATACCAGAAACAGATTTGTATAAAATAGTCTCGAAAGGTGTTTTAAACTCTGAGTCTCCAAATGTAGATTTTAGAGGTGGAAAGCTCTCAAAATCTAAATCTTCAATGATGAAAGACGTGTAATTAGTGTTAAGATTGGCTTGGTAATCTTCGGTTTGTGACGAAGTATCAGTACTATATTCACTAGTAACTTTATTTAAAAAGCGCCAATCAGATTTAGTTCCAGTAATAACCCATTTGTTTTTATTTTGCTTTTGTAATACATCAAATAATGAATTAAATGAATTATTTGGTTGATACAATATAACTAATTGAAAATCATTTAATTGAGATTCTAATTGATTAGGTTTTAAAAATACAACTTCTCGTTGCTCGTTACTAGAAATACTCTTTTTTAAAGTACCTAAATCTGGATGCAAAATGGTACTAACAATGGCTACTTTAGTTTTTTGATCAATGACTTCTACTGCAAAATTTTTATAGTTATTTACTTTATTTTTTTCTGTAGCTAATGGTACCACTTGTGCTTTGTACTCCTGCACACCAACACCACTTGCTGGTAAAATAAAATTTAAAACCTCGCTATTTTTTGATTTGTTTAATGATAGTGGTTTAGAATACACCGTTGTATTGCCTTTAGTGATAACAAATTTACTGGCTACAGTCTTACTACCATTGTATACAACAATTGCTTCAACAGGAAATTTGTTTTTTAGGTAAGCATATTTGTTGACGTTAAGTTGGCTTATTTTTAAGTCTGCATACGTTATGGTATCACCTAATATTATAGGATAAATAGGTTGTTTATAGTTTTTAGCAGAAAACTGATAATCGTTTCCAACCGTTTGGTTACCATCTGTTAAAAGTATGGTTGGCGAAATAGTGTTTTTATATATCTGAGTTAACT is a window of Olleya sp. YS DNA encoding:
- a CDS encoding VWA domain-containing protein, coding for MSTETLLYIILAGIVALLLALFQYKYKSKSASQSVALFTFLRFITLFSILLLLINPKFEQVKYYTEKPNLVVAVDNSASLQYLNQDQNAKNALQQLVNNQELKDKFNVEVFSFGNTLEVSDSVSFNNQQTNLDKTFKELTQIYKNTISPTILLTDGNQTVGNDYQFSAKNYKQPIYPIILGDTITYADLKISQLNVNKYAYLKNKFPVEAIVVYNGSKTVASKFVITKGNTTVYSKPLSLNKSKNSEVLNFILPASGVGVQEYKAQVVPLATEKNKVNNYKNFAVEVIDQKTKVAIVSTILHPDLGTLKKSISSNEQREVVFLKPNQLESQLNDFQLVILYQPNNSFNSLFDVLQKQNKNKWVITGTKSDWRFLNKVTSEYSTDTSSQTEDYQANLNTNYTSFIIEDLDFESFPPLKSTFGDSEFKTPFETILYKSVSGIKTQEPLLATLETNNRREAILFGENLWRWRAQSYLNNGSFLEFDNFIGKLVQYLASNKRKNRLNVDYNSFYNGSESIIISAQFFNKNYEFDSGEALTISLKNKDTNKTSKRPLILKGNNYQVNLSNIPAGDYNFTVSASSENITVSGNFKIVEYNIEQQFLNANVTKLQQIATNSSGEAFFIDNYAAISERLLKDNHYQPIQKSNKSIVPLIDWQYLLFIIALSLALEWFIRKYKGLI